Proteins from a single region of Callithrix jacchus isolate 240 chromosome 12, calJac240_pri, whole genome shotgun sequence:
- the RBBP6 gene encoding E3 ubiquitin-protein ligase RBBP6 isoform X1, with product MSCVHYKFSSKLNYDTVTFDGLHISLCDLKKQIMGREKLKAADCDLQITNAQTKEEYTDDNALIPKNSSVIVRRIPIGGVKSTSKTYVISRTEPAMATTKAIDDSSASISLAQLTKTANLAEANASEEDKIKAMMSQSGHEYDPINYMKKPLGPPPPSYTCFRCGKPGHYIKNCPTNGDKNFESGPRIKKSTGIPRSFMMEVKDPNMKGAMLTNTGKYAIPTIDAGRLLFHKLGTMGHKQIDTYFWNRGDVYGATATQITHLREAYAIGKKEKPPFLPEEPSSSSEEDDPIPDELLCLICKDIMTDAVVIPCCGNSYCDECIRTALLESDEHTCPTCHQNDVSPDALIANKFLRQAVNNFKNETGYTKRLRKQLPPPPPPIPPPRPLIQRNLQPLMRSPISRQQDPLMIPVTSSSTHPTPSISSLTSNQSSLAPPVSGNPSSVPAPVPDITATVSISVHSEKSDGPFRDSDNKILPAAALASEHSKGTSSIAITALMEEKGYQVPVLGTPSLLGQSLLHGQLIPTTGPVRINTARPGGGRPGWEHSNKLGYLVSPPQQIRRGERSCYRSINRGRHHSERSQRTQGPSLPATPVFVPVPPPPLYPPPPHTLPLPPGVPPPQFSPQFPPGQPPPAGYSVPPPGFPPAPTNLSTPWVSSGVQTAHSNTIPTTQAPPLSREEFYREQRRLKEEEKKKSKLDEFTNDFAKELMEYKKIQKERRRSFSRSKSPYSGSSYSRSSYTYSKSRSGSTRSRSYSRSFSRSHSRSYSRSPPYPRRGRGKSRNYRSRSRSHGYHRSRSRSPPYRRYHSRSRSPQAFRGQSPNKRNVPQGETEREYFNRYREVPPPYDMKAYYGRSVDFRDPFEKERYREWERKYREWYEKYYKGYAAGAQPRPSANRENFSPERFLPLNIRNSPFTRGRREDYVGGQSHRSRNIGSNYPEKLSARDGHNQKDNAKSKEKESENAPGDGKGNKHKKHRKRRKGEESEGFLNPELLETSRKSREPTVVEENKTDSLFVLPSRDDATPVRDEPMDAESITFKSVSEKDKRERDKPKAKGDKTKRKNDGSAVSKKENVVKPAKGPQEKVDGEREKSPRSEPPLKKAKEETPKTDNAKSSSSSQKDEKITGTPRKAHSKSAKEHQETKPVKEEKVKKDYSKDVKSEKLTTKEEKAKKPNEKNKPLDNKGEKRKRKTEEKGVDKDFESSSMKISKLEVTEVVKPSPKRKMEPDTEKMDRTPEKDKISSSTAPAKKIKLNRETGKKIGSTENISNTKEPSEKLESTSSKVKQEKVKGKVRRKVTGTEGSSSTLVDYTSTSSTGGSPVRKSEEKTDTKRTVIKTMEEYNNDNTVPAEDVIIMIQVPQSKWDKDDFESEEEDVKSTQPISSVGKPASVIKNVSTKPSNTVKYPEKESEPSEKIQKFTKDMSHEIIQHEIKSSKNSASSEKGKTKDRDYSVLEKENPEKRKNSTQPEKESNLDRLNEQGNLKSLSQSSKEARTSDKHDSTRTSSNKDFTPNRDKKTDYDTREYSSSKRRDERNELTRRKDSPSRNKDSVSGQKNKPREERDLPKKGTGESKKSNSSPSRDRKPHDHKATYDTKRPNEETKSVDKNPCKDREKHVLEAKNNKESSGNKLLYMPNPPETQVEKEQITGQIDKNTVKPKPQLSHSSRLSSDLTRETDEAAFEPDYNESDSESNVSVKEEETSGTISNDVKDKIMEKAKESLDTAAVVQVGISRNQSHSSPSVSPSRSHSPSGSQTRSHSSSASSAESQDSKKKKKKKEKKKHKKHKKHKKHKKHAGTEVELEKSQKHKHKKKKSKKNKDKEKEKEKDDQKVKSVTV from the exons AATATACTGATGATAATGCTCTAATTCCTAAGAATTCATCTGTAATTGTTAGAAGAATTCCTATTGGAGGTGTTAAATCTACAAGCAAGACATATGTTAT aagtcGAACTGAACCAGCGATGGCAACTACAAAAGCA ATTGATGACTCTTCCGCGTCTATTTCTCTGGCCCAGCTTacaaag ACTGCCAATCTGGCTGAAGCCAATGCTTCTGAAGAAGATAAAATTAAAGCAATGATGTCGCAATCTGGCCATGAATACGACCCAATCAA tTACATGAAGAAACCTCTAGGTCCACCACCTCCATCTTACACATGTTTCCGTTGTGGTAAACCTGGACATTATATTAAGAATTGCCCAACAAATGGG GATAAAAACTTTGAATCTGGCCCTAGGATTAAAAAGAGCACTGGAATTCCCAGAAGTTTCATGATGGAAGTGAAAGATCCTAACATGAAAGGTGCAATGCTTACCAACACTGGAAAATACGCAATACCAACTATAGATGC TGGGAGACTCCTCTTTCACAAATTGGGAACAATGGGGCATAAGCAAATTGATACTTATTTCTGGAATCGTGGTGATGTCTATGGAGCAACTGCAACACAAATAACACACCTAAG AGAAGCATATGCAattgggaagaaagagaaacctCCCTTCTTACCAGAGGAGCCATCTTCTTCCTCAGAGGAAGATGATCCTATCCCGGATGAATTGTTGTGTCTCATCTGCAAAGATATTATGACTGATGCTGTTGTGATCCCCTGCTGTGGAAACAGTTATTGTGATGAAT GTATAAGAACAGCACTCCTGGAATCAGATGAGCATACATGTCCAACTTGTCATCAAAATGATGTTTCTCCTGATGCTTTAATTGCCAATAAATTTTTACGACAG GCTGTTAATAACTTCAAAAATGAAACTGGTTATACAAAAAGACTACGAAAACAGTTACCTCCTCCACCACCCCCAATACCACCTCCAAGACCACTGATTCAGAGAAACCTACAACCTCTGATGAGATCTCCAATATCAAGACAACAAGATCCTCTCATGATTCCAGTGACATCTTCATCAACTCACCCAACTCCTTCTATATCTTCATTAACTTCTAATCAGTCTTCCTTGGCCCCTCCTGTTTCTGGAAATCCATCTTCTGTTCCAGCTCCTGTACCTGATATAACTGCAACAGTATCCATCTCAGTCCATTCAGAAAAATCAGATGGACCCTTTCG ggaTTCTGATAATAAAATATTGCCAGCTGCTGCTCTTGCATCAGAGCACTCAAAGGGAACCTCCTCAATTGCAATTACCGCTCTTATGGAAGAgaag GGTTACCAGGTGCCTGTTCTTGGAACCCCATCTTTGCTTGGACAGTCATTATTGCACGGACAGTTGATCCCCACAACTG GTCCAGTACGAATAAATACTGCTCGTCCAGGTGGTGGTCGACCAGGGTGGGAACA TTCCAACAAACTTGGCTATCTGGTTTCTCCACCACAACAAAtcagaagaggggagaggagctGCTACAG AAGTATAAACCGTGGGCGACACCACAGCGAAAGATCACAGAGGACTCAAGGCCCGTCACTACCTGCAACTCCAGTCTTTGTACCTGTTCCACCACCTCCTTTGTATCCGCCTCCTCCCCATACACTTCCTCTCCCTCCGGGTGTTCCTCCTCCACAGTTTTctcctcagtttcctcctggacAGCCACCACCTGCTGGGTATAGTGTCCCTCCTCCAGGGTTTCCTCCGGCTCCTACCAATTTATCAACACCTTGGGTATCATCAGGAGTGCAGACAGCTCATTCAAATACCATCCCAACAACACAAGCACCACCTTTGTCCAGGGAAGAATTCTATAGAGAGCAGCGACGACTAAAAGAAGA ggaaaagaaaaagtccaaGCTAGATGAGTTTACAAATGATTTTGCTAAGGAATTGATGGAATACAAAAAGATTCAAAAGGAGCGTAGGCGCTCATTTTCCAG gtctAAATCTCCCTATAGTGGTTCTTCATATTCAAGAAGTTCATATACTTATTCTAAATCAAGATCTGGTTCAACACGTTCACGCTCTTATTCTCGATCATTCAGCCGCTCACATTCTCGTTCCTATTCACGGTCACCTCCATACCCCAgaagaggcagaggcaagagtcGAAATTACCGTTCACGGTCTAGATCTCATGGATATCATCGATCTAGGTCAAGGTCACCTCCTTATAGACGCTATCATTCACGATCAAGATCTCCTCAAGCATTTAGAGGACAGTCTCCTAATAAGCGTAACGTACCTCAAGGAGAAACAGAACGTGaatattttaatagatacagagaagtTCCACCACCCTATGACATGAAAGCTTATTATGGAAGGAGTGTTGACTTTAGAGACCCATTTGAAAAAGAACGCTACCGGGAATGGGAGAGAAAATACAGAGAGTGgtatgaaaaatattataaaggtTATGCTGCTGGAGCACAGCCTAGACCCTCGGCAAATAGAGAGAACTTTTCTCCAGAGAGATTTTTACCACTTAACATCAGAAATTCTCCCTTCACTAGAGGCCGCAGAGAAGATTACGTTGGTGGGCAAAGTCATAGAAGTCGAAACATAGGTAGCAACTATCCAGAAAAGCTTTCTGCAAGAGATGGGCACAATCAGAAGGATAATGCAAAGTCAAAAGAGAAGGAGAGTGAAAACGCTCCAGGAGATGGTAAAGGAAATAAgcataagaaacacagaaaaagaagaaaaggggaggaAAGTGAGGGGTTTCTGAACCCAGAGTTATTAGAGACTTCAAGAAAATCAAGAGAACCCACAGTTGTTGAAGAAAATAAGACAGACTCATTGTTCGTTCTCCCAAGTAGAGATGATGCCACACCTGTTAGAGATGAACCAATGGATGCAGAATCCATCACTTTTAAATCAGTGTCTgaaaaagacaagagagaaagggataaaccaaaAGCAAAGGGTGATAAGACCAAACGGAAAAATGATGGATCTGCTgtgtccaaaaaagaaaatgttgtaaaaCCTGCTAAAGGACCCCAAGAAAAAGTAGATGGAGAACGTGAGAAATCTCCTCGATCTGAACCTCCACTTAAAAAAGCCAAAGAGGAGACTCCAAAGACTGACAATGCTAAATCATCATCTTCCTCTCAGAAGGATGAAAAAATCACTGGAACCCCCAGAAAAGCTCACTCTAAATCAGCGAAAGAACACCAAGAGACAAAACcagtcaaagaagaaaaagtgaagaaGGACTATTCCAAAGATGTCAAATCAGAAAAACTAACAACTAAGGAAGAAAAGGCCAAAAAACCcaatgagaaaaacaaaccacttgataataagggagaaaaaaggaaaagaaaaactgaagaaaaaggtGTAGATAAAGATTTTGAGTCTTCTTCAATGAAAATCTCAAAACTGGAAGTGACTGAAGTAGTGAAACCATCACCAAAGCGCAAAATGGAACCTGATACTGAAAAAATGGATAGAACCCCTGAAAAGGACAAAATTTCCTCATCAACTGCGCCAGCCAAAAAAATCAAGCTCAACAGAGAAACTGGGAAAAAAATTGGAAGTACAGAAAATATATCTAACACAAAAGAACCCTCTGAAAAATTGGAATCAACATCTAGCAAAGTTAAACAAGAAAAAGTCAAAGGAAAGGTCAGACGAAAAGTGACTGGAACCGAAGGATCCAGCTCAACTCTGGTGGATTATACCAG TACAAGCTCTACTGGAGGCAGTCCTGTGCGGAAATCTGaagaaaaaacagatacaaaGCGAACTGTGATTAAAACTATGGAAGAATATAATAATGACAATACAGTGCCAGCTGAAGATGTTATCATTATGATTCAGGTTCCTCAATCCAAATGGGATAAAGATGACTTTGAATCCGAAGAAGAAGATGTTAAATCCACACAGCCTATATCAAGTGTAGGAAAACCTGCTAGTGTTATAAAAAATGTTAGTACCAAGCCATCAAATACAGTCAAGTATCCTGAGAAAGAAAGTGAACCATcagagaaaattcaaaaattcaccAAGGACATGAGCCACGAAATTATACAACACGAGATTAAAAGTTCAAAAAACTCTGCATCTAGTGAAAAAGGGAAAACCAAAGATCGAGATTATTCAGTTTTGGAAAAGGAAAACcctgaaaaaaggaagaacagcACTCAGCCAGAAAAAGAGAGTAATTTGGACCGTCTGAATGAACAAGGAAATCTTAAAAGTCTGTCTCAATCTTCCAAAGAGGCTAGAACATCAGATAAACATGATTCCACTCGTACTTCCTCAAATAAAGACTTCACTCCTAATAGGGACAAAAAGACTGACTATGACACCAGAGAGTATTCAAGTTCCAAACGTAGAGATGAAAGGAACGAATTAACAAGAAGAAAAGACTCTCCTTCTCGGAATAAGGATTCTGTATCTGGACAGAAAAATAAGCCAAGGGAAGAGAGAGATTTGCCTAAAAAAGGAACTGGAGAGTCCAAAAAAAGTAATTCTAGTCCCTCAAGAGATAGAAAACCTCATGATCACAAAGCCACTTATGATACTAAACGCCCAAATGAAGAGACAAAATCTGTAGATAAAAATCCTTGTAAGGATCGTGAAAAGCACGTATTAGAAGCAAAGAACAATAAAGAGTCAAGTGGCAATAAACTACTTTATATGCCTAACCCACCAGAGACACAAGTTGAAAAAGAGCAAATCACTGGACAAATTGACAAGAATACTGTCAAGCCTAAACCCCAGTTAAGTCATTCTTCTAGACTCTCCTCTGACTTAACTAGAGAAACTGATGAAGCTGCTTTTGAACCAGACTATAATGAAAGTGACAGTGAAAGTAATGTTTCTGTAAAAGAAGAGGAAACCTCAGGAACCATTTCTAATGAcgttaaagataaaataatggaGAAGGCGAAAGAGAGCCTGGACACAGCAGCCGTCGTCCAGGTGGGAATAAGCAGGAACCAGAGCCACAGCAGCCCCAGTGTCAGCCCCAGCAGAAGCCACAGCCCTTCTGGAAGCCAGACCCGAAGCCACAGTAGCAGTGCCAGCTCAGCAGAAAGTCAAGAcagcaagaagaagaagaaaaagaaggaaaagaaaaaacacaagaaacataaaaagcaTAAGAAGCATAAGAAACATGCAGGCACTGAAGTAGAATtggaaaaaagccaaaaacacaaacacaagaaaaagaagtctaaaaagaacaaagacaaagaaaaggagaaggagaaagatgaCCAAAAAGTGAAATCTGTCACTGTGTAA
- the RBBP6 gene encoding E3 ubiquitin-protein ligase RBBP6 isoform X2, with protein sequence MSCVHYKFSSKLNYDTVTFDGLHISLCDLKKQIMGREKLKAADCDLQITNAQTKEEYTDDNALIPKNSSVIVRRIPIGGVKSTSKTYVISRTEPAMATTKAIDDSSASISLAQLTKTANLAEANASEEDKIKAMMSQSGHEYDPINYMKKPLGPPPPSYTCFRCGKPGHYIKNCPTNGDKNFESGPRIKKSTGIPRSFMMEVKDPNMKGAMLTNTGKYAIPTIDAGRLLFHKLGTMGHKQIDTYFWNRGDVYGATATQITHLREAYAIGKKEKPPFLPEEPSSSSEEDDPIPDELLCLICKDIMTDAVVIPCCGNSYCDECIRTALLESDEHTCPTCHQNDVSPDALIANKFLRQAVNNFKNETGYTKRLRKQLPPPPPPIPPPRPLIQRNLQPLMRSPISRQQDPLMIPVTSSSTHPTPSISSLTSNQSSLAPPVSGNPSSVPAPVPDITATVSISVHSEKSDGPFRDSDNKILPAAALASEHSKGTSSIAITALMEEKGYQVPVLGTPSLLGQSLLHGQLIPTTGPVRINTARPGGGRPGWEHSNKLGYLVSPPQQIRRGERSCYRSINRGRHHSERSQRTQGPSLPATPVFVPVPPPPLYPPPPHTLPLPPGVPPPQFSPQFPPGQPPPAGYSVPPPGFPPAPTNLSTPWVSSGVQTAHSNTIPTTQAPPLSREEFYREQRRLKEESKSPYSGSSYSRSSYTYSKSRSGSTRSRSYSRSFSRSHSRSYSRSPPYPRRGRGKSRNYRSRSRSHGYHRSRSRSPPYRRYHSRSRSPQAFRGQSPNKRNVPQGETEREYFNRYREVPPPYDMKAYYGRSVDFRDPFEKERYREWERKYREWYEKYYKGYAAGAQPRPSANRENFSPERFLPLNIRNSPFTRGRREDYVGGQSHRSRNIGSNYPEKLSARDGHNQKDNAKSKEKESENAPGDGKGNKHKKHRKRRKGEESEGFLNPELLETSRKSREPTVVEENKTDSLFVLPSRDDATPVRDEPMDAESITFKSVSEKDKRERDKPKAKGDKTKRKNDGSAVSKKENVVKPAKGPQEKVDGEREKSPRSEPPLKKAKEETPKTDNAKSSSSSQKDEKITGTPRKAHSKSAKEHQETKPVKEEKVKKDYSKDVKSEKLTTKEEKAKKPNEKNKPLDNKGEKRKRKTEEKGVDKDFESSSMKISKLEVTEVVKPSPKRKMEPDTEKMDRTPEKDKISSSTAPAKKIKLNRETGKKIGSTENISNTKEPSEKLESTSSKVKQEKVKGKVRRKVTGTEGSSSTLVDYTSTSSTGGSPVRKSEEKTDTKRTVIKTMEEYNNDNTVPAEDVIIMIQVPQSKWDKDDFESEEEDVKSTQPISSVGKPASVIKNVSTKPSNTVKYPEKESEPSEKIQKFTKDMSHEIIQHEIKSSKNSASSEKGKTKDRDYSVLEKENPEKRKNSTQPEKESNLDRLNEQGNLKSLSQSSKEARTSDKHDSTRTSSNKDFTPNRDKKTDYDTREYSSSKRRDERNELTRRKDSPSRNKDSVSGQKNKPREERDLPKKGTGESKKSNSSPSRDRKPHDHKATYDTKRPNEETKSVDKNPCKDREKHVLEAKNNKESSGNKLLYMPNPPETQVEKEQITGQIDKNTVKPKPQLSHSSRLSSDLTRETDEAAFEPDYNESDSESNVSVKEEETSGTISNDVKDKIMEKAKESLDTAAVVQVGISRNQSHSSPSVSPSRSHSPSGSQTRSHSSSASSAESQDSKKKKKKKEKKKHKKHKKHKKHKKHAGTEVELEKSQKHKHKKKKSKKNKDKEKEKEKDDQKVKSVTV encoded by the exons AATATACTGATGATAATGCTCTAATTCCTAAGAATTCATCTGTAATTGTTAGAAGAATTCCTATTGGAGGTGTTAAATCTACAAGCAAGACATATGTTAT aagtcGAACTGAACCAGCGATGGCAACTACAAAAGCA ATTGATGACTCTTCCGCGTCTATTTCTCTGGCCCAGCTTacaaag ACTGCCAATCTGGCTGAAGCCAATGCTTCTGAAGAAGATAAAATTAAAGCAATGATGTCGCAATCTGGCCATGAATACGACCCAATCAA tTACATGAAGAAACCTCTAGGTCCACCACCTCCATCTTACACATGTTTCCGTTGTGGTAAACCTGGACATTATATTAAGAATTGCCCAACAAATGGG GATAAAAACTTTGAATCTGGCCCTAGGATTAAAAAGAGCACTGGAATTCCCAGAAGTTTCATGATGGAAGTGAAAGATCCTAACATGAAAGGTGCAATGCTTACCAACACTGGAAAATACGCAATACCAACTATAGATGC TGGGAGACTCCTCTTTCACAAATTGGGAACAATGGGGCATAAGCAAATTGATACTTATTTCTGGAATCGTGGTGATGTCTATGGAGCAACTGCAACACAAATAACACACCTAAG AGAAGCATATGCAattgggaagaaagagaaacctCCCTTCTTACCAGAGGAGCCATCTTCTTCCTCAGAGGAAGATGATCCTATCCCGGATGAATTGTTGTGTCTCATCTGCAAAGATATTATGACTGATGCTGTTGTGATCCCCTGCTGTGGAAACAGTTATTGTGATGAAT GTATAAGAACAGCACTCCTGGAATCAGATGAGCATACATGTCCAACTTGTCATCAAAATGATGTTTCTCCTGATGCTTTAATTGCCAATAAATTTTTACGACAG GCTGTTAATAACTTCAAAAATGAAACTGGTTATACAAAAAGACTACGAAAACAGTTACCTCCTCCACCACCCCCAATACCACCTCCAAGACCACTGATTCAGAGAAACCTACAACCTCTGATGAGATCTCCAATATCAAGACAACAAGATCCTCTCATGATTCCAGTGACATCTTCATCAACTCACCCAACTCCTTCTATATCTTCATTAACTTCTAATCAGTCTTCCTTGGCCCCTCCTGTTTCTGGAAATCCATCTTCTGTTCCAGCTCCTGTACCTGATATAACTGCAACAGTATCCATCTCAGTCCATTCAGAAAAATCAGATGGACCCTTTCG ggaTTCTGATAATAAAATATTGCCAGCTGCTGCTCTTGCATCAGAGCACTCAAAGGGAACCTCCTCAATTGCAATTACCGCTCTTATGGAAGAgaag GGTTACCAGGTGCCTGTTCTTGGAACCCCATCTTTGCTTGGACAGTCATTATTGCACGGACAGTTGATCCCCACAACTG GTCCAGTACGAATAAATACTGCTCGTCCAGGTGGTGGTCGACCAGGGTGGGAACA TTCCAACAAACTTGGCTATCTGGTTTCTCCACCACAACAAAtcagaagaggggagaggagctGCTACAG AAGTATAAACCGTGGGCGACACCACAGCGAAAGATCACAGAGGACTCAAGGCCCGTCACTACCTGCAACTCCAGTCTTTGTACCTGTTCCACCACCTCCTTTGTATCCGCCTCCTCCCCATACACTTCCTCTCCCTCCGGGTGTTCCTCCTCCACAGTTTTctcctcagtttcctcctggacAGCCACCACCTGCTGGGTATAGTGTCCCTCCTCCAGGGTTTCCTCCGGCTCCTACCAATTTATCAACACCTTGGGTATCATCAGGAGTGCAGACAGCTCATTCAAATACCATCCCAACAACACAAGCACCACCTTTGTCCAGGGAAGAATTCTATAGAGAGCAGCGACGACTAAAAGAAGA gtctAAATCTCCCTATAGTGGTTCTTCATATTCAAGAAGTTCATATACTTATTCTAAATCAAGATCTGGTTCAACACGTTCACGCTCTTATTCTCGATCATTCAGCCGCTCACATTCTCGTTCCTATTCACGGTCACCTCCATACCCCAgaagaggcagaggcaagagtcGAAATTACCGTTCACGGTCTAGATCTCATGGATATCATCGATCTAGGTCAAGGTCACCTCCTTATAGACGCTATCATTCACGATCAAGATCTCCTCAAGCATTTAGAGGACAGTCTCCTAATAAGCGTAACGTACCTCAAGGAGAAACAGAACGTGaatattttaatagatacagagaagtTCCACCACCCTATGACATGAAAGCTTATTATGGAAGGAGTGTTGACTTTAGAGACCCATTTGAAAAAGAACGCTACCGGGAATGGGAGAGAAAATACAGAGAGTGgtatgaaaaatattataaaggtTATGCTGCTGGAGCACAGCCTAGACCCTCGGCAAATAGAGAGAACTTTTCTCCAGAGAGATTTTTACCACTTAACATCAGAAATTCTCCCTTCACTAGAGGCCGCAGAGAAGATTACGTTGGTGGGCAAAGTCATAGAAGTCGAAACATAGGTAGCAACTATCCAGAAAAGCTTTCTGCAAGAGATGGGCACAATCAGAAGGATAATGCAAAGTCAAAAGAGAAGGAGAGTGAAAACGCTCCAGGAGATGGTAAAGGAAATAAgcataagaaacacagaaaaagaagaaaaggggaggaAAGTGAGGGGTTTCTGAACCCAGAGTTATTAGAGACTTCAAGAAAATCAAGAGAACCCACAGTTGTTGAAGAAAATAAGACAGACTCATTGTTCGTTCTCCCAAGTAGAGATGATGCCACACCTGTTAGAGATGAACCAATGGATGCAGAATCCATCACTTTTAAATCAGTGTCTgaaaaagacaagagagaaagggataaaccaaaAGCAAAGGGTGATAAGACCAAACGGAAAAATGATGGATCTGCTgtgtccaaaaaagaaaatgttgtaaaaCCTGCTAAAGGACCCCAAGAAAAAGTAGATGGAGAACGTGAGAAATCTCCTCGATCTGAACCTCCACTTAAAAAAGCCAAAGAGGAGACTCCAAAGACTGACAATGCTAAATCATCATCTTCCTCTCAGAAGGATGAAAAAATCACTGGAACCCCCAGAAAAGCTCACTCTAAATCAGCGAAAGAACACCAAGAGACAAAACcagtcaaagaagaaaaagtgaagaaGGACTATTCCAAAGATGTCAAATCAGAAAAACTAACAACTAAGGAAGAAAAGGCCAAAAAACCcaatgagaaaaacaaaccacttgataataagggagaaaaaaggaaaagaaaaactgaagaaaaaggtGTAGATAAAGATTTTGAGTCTTCTTCAATGAAAATCTCAAAACTGGAAGTGACTGAAGTAGTGAAACCATCACCAAAGCGCAAAATGGAACCTGATACTGAAAAAATGGATAGAACCCCTGAAAAGGACAAAATTTCCTCATCAACTGCGCCAGCCAAAAAAATCAAGCTCAACAGAGAAACTGGGAAAAAAATTGGAAGTACAGAAAATATATCTAACACAAAAGAACCCTCTGAAAAATTGGAATCAACATCTAGCAAAGTTAAACAAGAAAAAGTCAAAGGAAAGGTCAGACGAAAAGTGACTGGAACCGAAGGATCCAGCTCAACTCTGGTGGATTATACCAG TACAAGCTCTACTGGAGGCAGTCCTGTGCGGAAATCTGaagaaaaaacagatacaaaGCGAACTGTGATTAAAACTATGGAAGAATATAATAATGACAATACAGTGCCAGCTGAAGATGTTATCATTATGATTCAGGTTCCTCAATCCAAATGGGATAAAGATGACTTTGAATCCGAAGAAGAAGATGTTAAATCCACACAGCCTATATCAAGTGTAGGAAAACCTGCTAGTGTTATAAAAAATGTTAGTACCAAGCCATCAAATACAGTCAAGTATCCTGAGAAAGAAAGTGAACCATcagagaaaattcaaaaattcaccAAGGACATGAGCCACGAAATTATACAACACGAGATTAAAAGTTCAAAAAACTCTGCATCTAGTGAAAAAGGGAAAACCAAAGATCGAGATTATTCAGTTTTGGAAAAGGAAAACcctgaaaaaaggaagaacagcACTCAGCCAGAAAAAGAGAGTAATTTGGACCGTCTGAATGAACAAGGAAATCTTAAAAGTCTGTCTCAATCTTCCAAAGAGGCTAGAACATCAGATAAACATGATTCCACTCGTACTTCCTCAAATAAAGACTTCACTCCTAATAGGGACAAAAAGACTGACTATGACACCAGAGAGTATTCAAGTTCCAAACGTAGAGATGAAAGGAACGAATTAACAAGAAGAAAAGACTCTCCTTCTCGGAATAAGGATTCTGTATCTGGACAGAAAAATAAGCCAAGGGAAGAGAGAGATTTGCCTAAAAAAGGAACTGGAGAGTCCAAAAAAAGTAATTCTAGTCCCTCAAGAGATAGAAAACCTCATGATCACAAAGCCACTTATGATACTAAACGCCCAAATGAAGAGACAAAATCTGTAGATAAAAATCCTTGTAAGGATCGTGAAAAGCACGTATTAGAAGCAAAGAACAATAAAGAGTCAAGTGGCAATAAACTACTTTATATGCCTAACCCACCAGAGACACAAGTTGAAAAAGAGCAAATCACTGGACAAATTGACAAGAATACTGTCAAGCCTAAACCCCAGTTAAGTCATTCTTCTAGACTCTCCTCTGACTTAACTAGAGAAACTGATGAAGCTGCTTTTGAACCAGACTATAATGAAAGTGACAGTGAAAGTAATGTTTCTGTAAAAGAAGAGGAAACCTCAGGAACCATTTCTAATGAcgttaaagataaaataatggaGAAGGCGAAAGAGAGCCTGGACACAGCAGCCGTCGTCCAGGTGGGAATAAGCAGGAACCAGAGCCACAGCAGCCCCAGTGTCAGCCCCAGCAGAAGCCACAGCCCTTCTGGAAGCCAGACCCGAAGCCACAGTAGCAGTGCCAGCTCAGCAGAAAGTCAAGAcagcaagaagaagaagaaaaagaaggaaaagaaaaaacacaagaaacataaaaagcaTAAGAAGCATAAGAAACATGCAGGCACTGAAGTAGAATtggaaaaaagccaaaaacacaaacacaagaaaaagaagtctaaaaagaacaaagacaaagaaaaggagaaggagaaagatgaCCAAAAAGTGAAATCTGTCACTGTGTAA